One Nicotiana tomentosiformis chromosome 1, ASM39032v3, whole genome shotgun sequence genomic window, ACAGGTCAGCCCGTCGAAAcaactacctgggagtccgagtcggacatgcggagtagatatccccacattttcaccagttcaggtacttttctatgtccgttagAGGACaaacgattattttagaggtggagaatgtgatgacccgataggtcatctcatattttgaaacctaattctgtgatccgaagccttaaaaatcatattttagccttcctcgatttgtgtaCGCAGTCCGATCAtcttttcggaaagcttttatgttaaaaaactaagaaaattaagcattttgcctaaaaactttatttgagttgacttcggttaatatTTCAAGTAATCAGACCTGGAtttgtgttttgacggtcccgatgggtccgtactgtgatttgggacttgggcgtatgcccgaaatcgaattcggaagtccctagcctgagatatcggactttgtcgaaatttgaaagttaaaggcttaatgaatttaacatgtttgaccaaagtttgactttttggataacgggtatgtattttagtttcggaacccagtataggtccaataccagatttatgacttgtctgtaaaatttggtgagaaatagagttggtttgacgtgattcggatatccgattgtgaaaatagaagtttcaaagttttcttaaaaattttatttgatttggtattcaattcgtagttttaggtgttattttggtatttcgatcaagcgagcaagttcgtatgatattttaggacttgtgtgcatagttggtttagagccccgagggctcgggtgaatttcagatATGGTACAGAGTGATTTAGACTTAGAACATTTGCTGGTATGTGCAATTTCTGGGAACTGGCCtatgagttcgcatttgcgaacattcccATTTTCCGTCAGGTTCGCATTAGCGAGccatttcttcgcatttgcgaagtgtgcCTCGGTCAgtctaggttcgcatttgcaatcatgaggtcgcatttgcggatggccagtgtccgcatttgcgaacaaagtttcgcatttgcgatgggagctGGGGAGgagattcttcgcatttgcgaaaacaTGGGTCGCATTTGCAATCCTCAtgttccgcatttgcgaacattttgttcgcatttgcgaaggcaacaGTGATGTGggagtttcgcatttgcgaagcttttCTCGCATTTGTTCAAGTTTGCATATTAACCAAGTTAACTCTTAATACTGTACTACAACTGATTTTGCTCTATTTTGTAATTTCTTTCATCACCAATGATCTTTTCGAGAACACAAATTTATGGTCCCTAAGATTTAAGccaacttgaaaaataattttaggtttATAATTTTGGAAAAGAATCGAATTGCATTCTTTTGCTAATTTAATAACTTCAATACTTAAGTATTTATTTTCAATATTaaaaagaaataatttatttttattgattcaaattcttaatattatctcttattgaattgtaaatattttattgtaatcaaatatttttaataagattattttattttaaaatgatcAAAGAATCACAGTTTTGCACTTTGTATTTACTGAAGCATTAGTGTTATTGACTTTTGCCActcatttttttctattttatattAATAAAGATATTTCATAGTTATTTATTCCAATTGTTAAGCGTAATTTTTaaatacatacatacacacacacacacacacacacacatatatatatatatatatatatatatatatatatatatatatatatatatatatatataagctataatTATACCCAAGGAAAATAACACGTAAAGAATAGTTTGGTAaacttttattaattattttgctCATGTTATCGGCATGGGTAGGTTGCACTCTGAATAAAATATATAGCACATTGTCATTATTtgattaatataattatttctccTATTTCTTGCTTATGGAATCGTTTGGTTCAATCCTATATTTTAGTAGAAGTAAATTGAAGATGAAAAGGAAACTTTATTAAACGTAATATCTTAATGAGTTTTAGGTCCTAGATATTAGGATTTTGActtaattcaaataagaaaaagtTTAATagctaatttttttaatttatttcaaaTCCTATATATTAGATGAATATTTAAATGGCAATTTGGTCTaatgtgaaatctatttttaaagggtaaaaatacgaacaacatttcgctaagTACCTTCATACTTTTAGTATAGTATTAGTCTCtctgaacgtgcgttgcacgttaatatcATATCATTCTTATATGTTTGTAttgtaaaatattaaatttttatcaTATCCAGATTTAAGAATTTTTGTTTGATTTATAAAGGTATTTGAACACACATTAATTGCAAATTAAtgttgattttataattttatctatTATTTCAACGTTACTTTTAAATAGAAATTTTTGAAGCAAAGCGTTTTGTTTGATTATCTCATATGAAGTAATGTTCACTTACAAAAGTTTAGCttaattgaagtgaaatttatgtCAAACAAAATTTCAAACTTCTTTCCAACTTCAACTTTAACTTCAAATATTGATTTTtttaaacttaaaccaaatattATCTAaaaaaatagaacccttaaaatTACGCATAAATTgttaataaattaaattttcaaaatttatgTGCCAAAGAATGACTAAAAACTTTTTTTTGGAAAGACTAAAATGTTATCAATTCAAAATCAAAATTGTTCGCACTCTCCCTTCAAAGTGGAGTAAATAATTTTATGACTCTTCAAGAAACCTTTAAAGTTATTTATTAAGGCAATAAAAGTATCTTACTTCAGAAAATAAATATAGATAAAATATTTCTTCCCGAAGCTGCAATGCCTCTTCCGAATTAAAATAGTAGTGATTAGTGGATAATATTACCAATATGCTATTATTAAACAACATCCACATTTCTACCACCACTTGCGTATTgtgaaaatattaaaaaatatctaAAAGTGAAATTGTGCAAAGCATTTTTATTGGAATGTGAAGGAATGTAGCAGCACTTTTGCCAATGATAGTAATTTCCTTAGACTGTGCAAATAGTGTAACGGAAATTTGATACTCAGAATATAATGCCTATTAAAGAAACTAAATTTGTATTCCTTAGTAATTTCTTCTAACATAAGAActcaagaaaaaaaaattagaattgaaATATAAGATTTAAGAATGACGAATAAATATATTCTTCAACGTTAATGAAGAATCACATAATGTGTTTTAAGAAGAAGTATTTTTCTCATATCTTTTATTTACTTCAAATGAAAGCCTCTAACAGCATGGTTAAACAAATGTGAATATAATTTTTAAAGTAAATACAATTATAACATAAAAGTGTTGATTGCTAGCTTTGGATGCTAAAAACCAGTAGTACCTTTTAATTTACATATTAATGTCCGCATGATATCAGTTGTGCCAATACTACAGATACCTATAGACAGGGGCGGACCTACGTTGTGGGTTGAGGGGTTACGGGACTCCGTTAGTCTCGGcaaaaatattgtatatatatgttatatatatcTATCCATATATATGTGACCCAATAAACATTTGAGTTGTGTCCCTAAACAGAGAAAGGCTGATGGAGGAGTGGTTGTGTTGGACAATTAAATTTGCTCAATGCCTGGATGACGAGGGTGCGAAACCCTACTTCGGCCTTTTCTCCTTTTTGTTTTAGTTCTTGGAATATAACAGTTTttatacttaatagttaatactcTGCAAAttgctttatttttaacttttatcttctttttgaaTTCAACTATAGCTTAGTACTAATATACATAATAGTCAACTTAATTAGTTTTATTCTTTTTCAAATCTCTACCTTAAAATTAAAAgcctcaaattgcaacatatcgctccacaaatagaaaaattaGAATTCTTCTACAACTGCCTTCTTCCACAATCACTTTGACTCTGACTCGGCAATGGCAACTGAGAGTTTGAAACCCTTGTTCAGTTATTTGACTATTAACATACCCATAATCTTGATTTCTTTACtaaattttgataatttaaaGTTTGGACGCCCTTTTGATCATTGGCCTCTTTTTCATTTATTAAAATACTAATCATACTTAATCAAACACCTTCCCTTCCCATAGCATCCATTTTACGAAGAAATCTCTCTTTGTTcggtgttttctttttctttagaacTTCTTTTTGTTTATATTTGAATGGTAAGTCATCATAATATTAAGTTTTTAAAGAGTTGCACACTAAATTTTATCGCTAGTAATTAACATATTGTGGTGCACCCGTCTTGCTCTAATCCTGAGTCCGCCTCTGCCTATAGAAGAGAGTTGTAAGTTGCATAAAGTTTAATAGTAGAGCAAATACATGCCTATCCGCAAATGAAAGAAAAAGGATACGCATAAGGAAATCCACCTCATAATTTATTCAACTATTCGTTTTCATTTTAGATTGTTTCCATGACGTGTGGTTGAACAAATGTGAAGGAACACATTAGAAAACTCTATTTTATTTATCTGAAGGAAGACACCCCTTCGAATCAAGGCATcgattaatttttttctttttttgataaaTAGTCCTTTCCTCtcggataaataattattaatGAATAAACACAACTATTTAGAAAAgacacaatataaatcaatatcattttggtatttatttatttatttatttatgtctaatataaatatatattattaaaaggttATTTTAGTAATTTAACTTTTTAGTTTTGGGCTTCCACTTTTAATATAgcatagatatagatataaatatatatatatatatacatacacacatatTATACTGTGTATagtatatttttaataatatgtTTTTCAAGTTCAATGCTTGTATactatatattaatatatagtATAAATAATATACAATAATTCACTATAAAAACTTGGGGGAAGTAAATACATTTTGCTGATGGAAAGATAAAGAAGAAGCAAACTTGAGGaaacatatatatttttaaatgtatattataaaatgtatatattattaaaatatataataacacaatatacattatatataatataaaataatacatTGCCAATTAAACTTGGGGAAATCAAACACTTTCCGCTACAAAATTCCCAAGCCTTTAGTGTTTGGATGGTTTATGGGTGTTATAAGGGAGAAAAAATGAAAACCTTATATAATTTAAAATTGAAAGGGCATGTTTCTTTTGAGAGTGAATATGCTTTGATTGTATTAATAATTAATACATGGATGGTTGAGACATTATAGGAGTTTAAAAAATTAGATAATGTGTAACTGACTACTTAACAAATTGTTTGTACCATTATCCCACGTTCATGAGAGAAATTTTAGGAGTTTATGAACCTAGTAATctaattaaaaagttaaaaaattgtaATAAATTGTATTTGTGAAATATTTTAAAAGTGATTGTAACTTTTATAAATAAGTGTTAAAGAAGTTGTATTACGTGTAAATTGCCCATTGGGGGGCCATTGGGGTGGATATTTTGGGTAGATAATCAAAAgttgggctattaaaattttctGACGGCCATACAGTGTAGATTTCTTGATATAAAACTTAACGGCCCGGGCCAGCTCGTTAATGGCACGGATCGGCCGGGGCTATTTCCTGGAACAATCCGACCCGGCCCTGGCCACCTTTTGGAAATGAAGATTTCTCAAATCTTATAAGAAAATTGCTCTGAGAGCGCAAACCTGTCAAAAGAGAAAGTTAAGAAGGAAAAGGAAAACTTATTATTCTATCGGTAAAAGTAAAAACCCTGGGTCGGAGTGTCTATACTTCTTCCGTCtcccttctctttttttttttttgtgttctcCTCTTTCCAGTGGCGGCCGCTGGTTTAATTTGCTCTcctctatctatatatataatcTCTCAGCTGTGGGGAGAATTGCAGCGTAGCGTCGGCGAGCAATGGAGCTGAAGCTAGCATTCCCCGCGGATACTCCGCCTTTGGCTGTTATTGCGGCGGCGAAGATTGCCGGAGTTCCACTCTCTACTGATCCAACTCTTTCTCCTGGTTCTCCTCCTATTATCCTTCTCCCTAATGGGTAATTTCTCAATTTCTCCGATATTTAGCCTTACTTTTCGCAATAATTGACTTGCAAACCTATAgatgtttgttttctttttcctGCACATTTTTTGATTGCCATTATTTTGTAAATCTTTTTTATGAGTCATTGACTAGGCAAGAATTAgatcataaaataataaaaatgacgTATCTTTTTTGATCCAGATAGGGTAAATTAACCTTGATTGTAGGTTTCAATAGTATTATCGGAACGTAATTATGCATTTAGCAATTATGCATTTAGCAGCAGCTTTGCTAGATCAGTCAGTTGTCTGTACAGAGaattattttcttcctttttgagAATGGTGATTCCACATAAACTTCAGCTGAAGTGAAATATTAGAACATTGTTATGGTTGGATCGTGTTTTGGACTGTCTTTTAGGTCAGATAAATGGTCAGAGACGGAAATGGTGCAAATTAGTTGTTGTGATGAAGGTCTCTTGGTGGCTTGTGTTATTTGAACCTATTGTCCAGAGCCAAATAATCCATTGACCACTTTCTCAGGATGAAATTGTATTGGATGGTTCAGTTTATTTCTATGTTTCTGCTGGTGTTCTACTGGCATGGTTTTACATGCAATATCCAAGATCTTCAAGTTCAATTATTCACGTGCTACCATTTAGTTACATTATGCAAAAAGTTATATCAGGTTCCATGTCCACCACCAGGCTTCTACTTCCTTGTTGGTGCATGTGACACCCTCCATTAAATATTAATACGTTGGGACGTTGGGTTGACAAACGTTAAAGAACTGCATTTCTGTAAATTGATCCGTCAATCATGTTATTAGATGAATCTCAATAGTCAATAGTGATATAGCCCCTGATGTAATTTACATATTGATTCCATGTTGTTTAGAATAACCAATTGACCATCTTTAAAAATTGAATTTATGTATCTATTTCCTGTTGCTCTTGGGTGTGTCGTTCTGTGTTTTTGTAATGTgctcttccccccccccccaaccaaaaaaaaaagtatGTCACTTTTTTGCTATGCTAGAGATTTTTGTAGTAATACCAAACGCAAGAAAATGATCTTAAGCTGTTTTCAAAGTCATCGAGCTTTCCTTCATCCAACTTTCCTACTGTATCTTAACTCAGCTTATTCTCAGATTGAAGCTGCAGGGAACTTCTGTGCTTCTGAGGTACATTAGTCGGGTTGCAAACATTCCTAATATGTACCAGCGGGACGCCTTTGAGTCTAGTCAGGTGGCCTTTTAAACTCTGTCGTTCAAAGCATTGACTTAGAGCTATTTGTTGTTCTCCAAAAGTTCAAATGAGACTTTGGAAAACAATCAAAAGAGCTATTTGCCATTTTCAGAGTTACATGTGATTTTTATGCTTCTCTGTTTTCTGTTTTTTCTCTATCATTATTGCAGATAGATGAATGGCTAGACTATGCTCCTATTTTTGCTTCTGGCTCTCAATTTGAGGAAGCTTGTGGCTATGTTGATGGATATCTTCTGCAGCGCACATTTCTTGTTGGATATAGCCTCTCGATTGCGGATATTGCAGTTTGGTCTGGCCTTGCAGGTAAATGATTTTGACATAAATTTTTTTTAGTGCCTTTATGTTAAACTTGTTTAGTGTTTTTGAAGAAGTATTGGCGTTTTATTTGTGATGCTGCTGTTAGGCATGTCAACTAGCTTCCTGTGTTAGACTAGATTTTACTCGGATGGCAGAAAACTGCATGAATTGAACATAGATTGACTATCGAACTCTGCTGTGTTTTAGAAATGAGCACTATGGTCTGTTTTGATTCTTTAAAAGTACTAAAAAACTGTAtagatcttaatttgaggaatTACATGGTTTCATGTTGCATTTTAAGCTTTTCTAGCCAAGTAAGATCTATGTATGACGAGCTTGTTGATGAGTATCATTACTGGTGTACTGAGATTTTTGGTTGCTTACGGAAAGGAGAATGTGCAATGGTTTGGGCAGGAAAAAATGTGTAGCTAGTAGTGGGTTTGAAAAGGATACACATAGAAATCTTTCATTTTTTCCTAAGCTAAGGGAAGTAAAGTTAGGTAGTTAACTTCTTGATCGTTCGAGTGTAATTGAATTCCTTCTGAACTAAGCTAGAGTTGCCCGAGCACCATTGTCGAAACTGTTGTTTCAATATTCCAAACAACAGTTTCGACAATGGTTCTCGGGTTGTTGTTTCAATATTCCCTTTTAGTCATATCTGCCTTTTCATCCTCATTCAATTCATGTTCAAAATTCATGTGATGTTTGATCTTCTGTCGAGTTCTATTTGGAAGGACTGATTGCTTAAATATTCAATTTGGAGGCAAGTTCTGTTTTTGAAAAGGTTCACAAAATTTCTCAGTGTATCACTTTAGGAGACTGCAGTGACTTTGGCCTTTATATTTTTCATTAGTTCCTTTCCACAAGATATATTTCCGTCTCCCATTTGTTGCACTAACCTATGGGCAACGTATCCTTGTTCGTAGCAATAGCCAATTTTTGATCAAATCTCTTTGTTATTTGTTAGGAAATAAAAGAACGACTCTTGCATTTAAGCTAATTATTAAAGCAGTTTTAAAGCAACTGATAGAAATTGAAATTGCAAACTAATCCCACTTGCTGTTGACTAATTGAGAACGAAAAATCAATTTTGAGGTCAAAGATATATTGACGTTGTATTGGATATTGAAATTGCcccacagtgtgggataatactgggtatgttgttgtataTTGGATATTGAAATTAATGATTTCAATTGTAAAACAGTGCTATAAGTGCTAAACTCCCATATGGTAGCTAATTCTTGTATTCTGGAAATTATGTGCTTCACTCTGTAAATAATGTTCCTTTTTTGCGCTTTCTGCTGTTAAAGCAGTGCTGGAGCTCTAATTCCAATTGAGCTGGAAATGTCAGTTAACATTGGGAATTTGTTGTCCGTGCTTGGTGATATGTTAGTGCAGGTGGATCTATTTTCAATTACATTAGGAAATTTGTTCTAGGAGTGAAGTAGAGTGTGAGATGCCTGAACTGCACCGAATGGTAACTTTTTAAAAAGGACACAAAGCTGATCAACACTTGGGACTTTTAACCTCTATGCTTccatttttttggttgaaaaaattAGCCTTAATGCTTTTTGAAGCACATTTTGCTTTGTTTTTTGGGAAAAAATATTGTGTTTTGTTCCATTTTGGGGGCATCACAAGAGCTAGATCATAATTAAGGCCCTGTGAATACGTCATGAATTTCTTACAAGTGGTCTCAACGCTGAAAATCAATTGCTAAGGTTGCATTTTTGCCAAAATCTGTCTATCTTCCGCCTAGAAATCGACCCTTAGTTGGACTAATTTGATATGAATTTGTGCTTGTTTATAATTATTCAGTGCCATGCTCTATTTTGCTTTGTTGGTGCTTAAAACTTCCTTGTGCACAGGTGCTGGAAAGAGATGGGAAAGCCTAAGATCTTCTAAGAAGTACCAAAATCTGGCAAGGTGGTTCAACTCGATATTTGCTGAATATGATGGTGTTTTAAATGAAGTCACAGCAACATATATGGGAAAGAAAGGCTCGGGAAAGCCAACTGTATCTAAAGTGAAAGAGCAACATGGCTCAAATGCTAATCTGGCCAAAGTAAATTGTGATTCCACTGACAAGGAAAAATCAGGTAGCAGACCGACATTTGAGGTAGATCTTCCAGAGGCAGAGGCTGGAAAAGTGCGTTTGAGGTTTGCACCAGAACCTAGTGGTTATCTCCATATTGGTCACTCAAAAGCAGCATTACTGAACCAGTATTTTGCTGAAAGATATAAAGGGGAAGTTATTATTCGTTTCGATGACACGAATCCTGATAAGGAAAGCAATGAATTTGTGGATAATCTACTGAAAGATATTGAAACTCTAGGAATTAAGTATAGGACTGTGACATACACATCTGATTACTTTCCAAAATTGATGGAGATGGCTGGGAAATTGATTCGTGAGGGTAAAGCCTATGTGGATGATACACCAAGGGAGcaaatgcaaaaagaaagaatGGATGGAATAGAATCAAGGTGTAGGAACAACGGTGTGGAGGAGAATTTGAAATTATGGAAGGAGATGATTGCTGGCTCAGAGAGGGGAACAATGTGTTGTGTTAGAGGGAAATTGGATATGCAGGATCCTAACAAGTCAGTTAGGGACCCAGTATATTACCGCTGCAATCAGACTCCTCACCACAGGATTGGTGCTAAATATAAAGTATACCCTACTTATGATTTTGCATGCCCATTTGTAGATGCTGTTGAGGGTATTACACATGCACTTCGATCTAGTGAGTATCATGACAGGAATGATCAGTACTATAGGATTCAAACTGATATGGGTTTCAGAAAAGTTCATATTTATGAATTTAGTCGGCTGAATTTGGTCTATACACTTCTTAGTAAGCGCAAGCTGCTGTGGTTTGTGCAAAATGGACTGGTTGATGGGTGGGATGATCCTCGATTTCCGACTGTACAAGGGATAGTGCGCAGAGGGCTGAAGATTGAGGCGCTGATACAGTTCATTCTTGAACAAGTAAGATAGCAACGATGTTGCTTTATTGTTAATTTGAAGTACAATGAATATTGTCAACACAAATTCATGTTTTCTAAATCACTCAGAATATCAATGTGTATTTAGGAAGGCGTCCTTTTGGAACAATCGTTTATTTCATAATCTAATTAAGCAGTATTTTCTGTCATAAGTCTGAAATAAGAGATGGTTCTTCATTTCTttgttgtttttgtttttcaTATTCGAACCCCCCCTTCTTTTGGGTGAAGGAGGGGGCAAAAACTTATTTTCCTTTATTGCGTACAGGACTTGCATTTGTAGTCTGAAGCAAGTTCTTGACTAATCTGAGATTCTGAATTAGGAAGCATTCTTTAATATGTTTGATATTGTATCTTGACGCGTAAAGAATGTTCTTCATAAAATCTTTAGGGAGCATCAAAGAATCTCAATCTAATGGAGTGGGACAAGCTGTGGGCCATTAACAAGAAGATCATTGATCCTGTATGTCCTAGGCATACTGCAGTTATTGAAGAAAGACGAGTCCTATTGACTTTGAGTAACGGGCCAGATGAGCCTTTTGTACGTATTGTACCCAAGCATAAAAAATATGCAGGTGCTGGGGAAAAGGCAACAACTTACTCCAAGAGAATCTGGATAGACTATGATGATGCTATATCAATCTCTGTCAACGAGGAAGTAACATTGATGGATTGGGGTAACACAATAGTGAAAGAGATACAGAAGGATCAAGAGGGTAATGTTACTCATCTGTCTGGGATTCTGCACCTTGAAGGGTCAGTTAAAACAACAAAATTGAAGCTCACTTGGCTGCCAGAGAGTGATGAGCTTGTTAAACTCTCTTTGGTCGATTTTGACTATTTAATTACAAAAAAGAAGGTATGACTTTTTTCACTTCAATAGGTTTTATATTCAGATGGGTTTTCAAAGTCCAGCCTATCCTTTTACTAAACTATCTATAGTCTTTTCCTCCACATTTCCAATTAAATTTGGAGTTTTAATGTAGTCAAATTGTTGGAACCTGTGAATGTTTTATGGTATACCATATTGCTGAATTATGTGAAGTAAAACTGTAAAATAATATTGTTTCCTGGTAACAGTAAGAAGGGGCTATTACTCTTTTTTATGGGTAAGAAGGGGCTATTACCTCTTGAATAATAAGATTGATACAAAGAAATTGAAGTGTGCTTTTTTCACTTTTGGATTGAGTTCTGGGAAGTATTGGTAATAGGGATGATTGAGTTCTCTTTCACAATTGACTTCGAACTTGGGAATGATGAGTATCCAATTAGTGTATAGCTAGCTCTGTCAAGCATGTAAAATATCGTAAAGACTATTGTTCACATACTATTACTGCAAAGCATGAAATTCTAGCCTATCCTTCTAGTAAACTAACTGTAGTCTTTCTTTCCAGCACATGGtcagataatttttttttaatgtagTTGGTTTCTTAGAACTTTTAAATGTTTAAGATATACTATATTGGTCAACAATGTCAACCATTTTAGGAGATTGTAAAATGATACAATTTCCTATATAATGGTAAGGAAGAGCTATTGCTTTTGATTCAATAATAGCATTGATCTTGATATAAGTACATATTATATGG contains:
- the LOC104114208 gene encoding glutamate--tRNA ligase, cytoplasmic-like; amino-acid sequence: MELKLAFPADTPPLAVIAAAKIAGVPLSTDPTLSPGSPPIILLPNGLKLQGTSVLLRYISRVANIPNMYQRDAFESSQIDEWLDYAPIFASGSQFEEACGYVDGYLLQRTFLVGYSLSIADIAVWSGLAGAGKRWESLRSSKKYQNLARWFNSIFAEYDGVLNEVTATYMGKKGSGKPTVSKVKEQHGSNANLAKVNCDSTDKEKSGSRPTFEVDLPEAEAGKVRLRFAPEPSGYLHIGHSKAALLNQYFAERYKGEVIIRFDDTNPDKESNEFVDNLLKDIETLGIKYRTVTYTSDYFPKLMEMAGKLIREGKAYVDDTPREQMQKERMDGIESRCRNNGVEENLKLWKEMIAGSERGTMCCVRGKLDMQDPNKSVRDPVYYRCNQTPHHRIGAKYKVYPTYDFACPFVDAVEGITHALRSSEYHDRNDQYYRIQTDMGFRKVHIYEFSRLNLVYTLLSKRKLLWFVQNGLVDGWDDPRFPTVQGIVRRGLKIEALIQFILEQGASKNLNLMEWDKLWAINKKIIDPVCPRHTAVIEERRVLLTLSNGPDEPFVRIVPKHKKYAGAGEKATTYSKRIWIDYDDAISISVNEEVTLMDWGNTIVKEIQKDQEGNVTHLSGILHLEGSVKTTKLKLTWLPESDELVKLSLVDFDYLITKKKLEEDENFVDVVNPCTRKETPALGDSNMRNLKRGDVLQLERKGYFRCDVSFIRPTKSIVLFAIPDGKQQPVLRFAVSEGKTK